The Bremerella cremea genome window below encodes:
- the rbbA gene encoding ribosome-associated ATPase/putative transporter RbbA, which translates to MSEPADRLQPPDDFVARLGNVSLHYGETCALNSIHLKIPAGKMIGLIGPDGVGKSSLLALVSGARKVQTGNVSVLGGDMRSADHRRAVCPQIAYMPQGLGRNLYATLSVFENVDFFGRLFGQRRAERLHRIQSLLASTGLSRFQDRPAGKLSGGMKQKLGLCCALIHDPDLLILDEPTTGVDPLSRRQFWELITRIRATRPGMSVLVATSYMDEAAAFDQLVAMDDGQILSVGTPDELLKNTGSTNLDEAFIQLLPEEKRQGHQAVDIQPRQADHDLVVIEAQGLTKQFGDFVAVDHVDFRIQQGEIFGFLGSNGCGKTTTMKMLTGLLPATSGQAKLLGKTIDAQDMAVRRQVGYMSQSFSLYSELTVRQNLVLHARLFQLKPSEIPQRVAEMVQRFGLENVIDQLPNSLPLGQRQRLSLAVALIHRPAILILDEPTSGVDPIARDDFWRHLAELSRRDRVTVFISTHFVNEAARCDRISLMNAGKVLVSDPPAQLIAARGADSLEEAFIGYLEDATRQADSQEADPDTIEPEETQSSKPDRRSFSFRRMASYSMREGLEVRRDPIRLTMALVGTVILMLIMGYGLSMDVDDLSFAVLDRDQSVTSQEYVENISGSRYFIEKAPITDDAELERRLQSGELSLAIEIPPGFARDVARGDKAEIGVFIDGAMPMRAETIRGYVSTMHAQWLAEKALHAGTADSLVQPAKIELRYRYNPTVESLYAMVPAVIPLLLLLIPAMLTALSVVREKELGSITNLFVTPVTRLEFLLGKQLPYIAVGMFNFVVLCLLSIFLFRVPITGSFLALSLGALLYVGCATAMGLFISSFTKSQIAAIFATAIVTILPAVQFCGLLDPVSSLEGSGAWIGEIYPTTYFLIIARGAFSKELGLYDLQNAYPPLLLFMVAMLMLSVTFLRKQEA; encoded by the coding sequence ATGAGCGAGCCCGCAGACAGATTGCAACCGCCAGACGATTTCGTCGCGCGGCTAGGAAATGTCAGCTTGCATTACGGCGAGACCTGCGCGCTCAACTCCATACACTTAAAGATTCCAGCAGGCAAGATGATCGGCCTGATTGGGCCTGATGGTGTCGGTAAGTCGAGTCTCTTGGCGTTGGTATCTGGCGCACGAAAGGTCCAAACCGGCAACGTGTCGGTTTTGGGGGGCGACATGCGGAGCGCCGATCACCGACGGGCCGTTTGTCCGCAGATTGCATACATGCCTCAAGGGCTGGGTCGCAATCTTTACGCTACGCTGTCGGTGTTCGAGAATGTCGACTTCTTTGGTCGCTTGTTTGGCCAGCGGCGTGCCGAGCGTTTGCATCGAATTCAGTCGCTGCTCGCAAGTACGGGGCTCTCACGTTTTCAAGATCGCCCCGCTGGCAAGCTCTCTGGCGGGATGAAGCAGAAGCTCGGTCTTTGCTGCGCTCTGATTCATGACCCTGACCTGTTGATTCTGGACGAGCCGACCACCGGTGTCGATCCTCTTTCACGCCGACAATTCTGGGAACTGATCACCCGTATTCGGGCAACGCGACCAGGCATGAGTGTGTTGGTGGCCACCTCCTACATGGACGAAGCTGCCGCTTTCGACCAATTGGTGGCCATGGACGACGGCCAGATTCTCTCGGTAGGGACCCCCGACGAGCTGCTAAAAAACACGGGTTCGACCAATCTAGACGAAGCGTTCATCCAGCTTTTGCCCGAAGAGAAACGCCAAGGTCATCAAGCGGTTGACATTCAGCCACGCCAAGCCGATCACGATCTTGTTGTTATTGAAGCACAAGGGCTTACAAAGCAGTTTGGCGATTTCGTCGCGGTCGATCATGTCGACTTTCGGATTCAGCAGGGAGAGATCTTCGGCTTCCTTGGCTCGAATGGCTGCGGCAAGACGACGACGATGAAAATGCTGACCGGCCTGCTTCCGGCGACCTCTGGTCAGGCCAAGCTGTTAGGCAAGACGATCGACGCGCAAGACATGGCCGTTCGCCGTCAGGTTGGCTATATGTCGCAATCGTTTTCGCTGTATAGCGAACTTACGGTCAGGCAAAATCTGGTGCTGCATGCGCGGCTTTTTCAGCTCAAACCTTCCGAAATTCCGCAGCGGGTCGCCGAAATGGTGCAGCGGTTTGGCCTGGAAAATGTCATCGATCAATTGCCCAATTCGCTGCCACTGGGACAACGTCAACGTTTGTCGTTAGCGGTTGCTTTGATTCATCGCCCGGCTATTTTAATTCTCGATGAACCAACCTCTGGGGTAGACCCGATTGCACGGGACGACTTCTGGCGACACCTAGCCGAACTCTCACGGCGAGATCGTGTCACGGTGTTCATTTCGACTCACTTTGTCAACGAAGCGGCTCGTTGTGATCGCATTTCGTTAATGAACGCAGGAAAAGTGCTCGTTAGTGATCCACCTGCTCAGCTTATCGCTGCGCGAGGGGCCGATTCGTTGGAGGAAGCATTTATCGGCTACCTGGAAGATGCGACCCGCCAGGCTGACAGCCAAGAGGCAGATCCCGACACGATTGAACCCGAAGAGACCCAGTCCTCCAAGCCTGATCGCCGCTCTTTTAGTTTCCGCCGCATGGCCAGCTATAGCATGCGTGAAGGCCTGGAAGTCCGCCGTGATCCGATTCGCCTGACGATGGCACTGGTCGGCACTGTGATTCTCATGCTGATCATGGGATACGGCCTTAGCATGGATGTCGATGACCTGTCGTTTGCTGTGCTTGATAGAGATCAATCAGTGACCAGCCAAGAGTACGTCGAGAATATTTCGGGCTCTCGCTACTTCATCGAAAAGGCTCCGATTACGGACGACGCTGAATTGGAGCGACGCTTGCAATCAGGCGAGTTGAGCCTGGCAATCGAGATTCCACCTGGTTTTGCTCGGGACGTAGCCCGGGGGGACAAAGCCGAGATCGGGGTCTTCATTGATGGTGCGATGCCCATGCGGGCCGAGACGATTCGTGGTTATGTTAGCACCATGCACGCACAATGGCTGGCCGAGAAAGCACTTCATGCTGGTACCGCAGACAGCCTTGTTCAGCCCGCCAAAATCGAGTTGCGGTATCGCTACAACCCCACCGTGGAAAGCTTGTACGCGATGGTGCCTGCGGTGATTCCCCTTCTGCTGCTTTTGATTCCAGCAATGCTCACGGCGTTGTCAGTGGTTCGAGAAAAAGAACTCGGCTCGATTACCAATTTGTTCGTTACGCCGGTCACTCGCCTCGAATTTTTATTGGGCAAGCAGTTGCCTTACATCGCGGTTGGGATGTTCAACTTCGTGGTTTTGTGCTTGCTATCGATTTTCCTGTTTCGTGTGCCCATCACAGGGAGTTTTCTGGCATTGTCGCTCGGTGCGCTGTTGTATGTCGGGTGTGCAACGGCGATGGGGCTGTTCATTTCCAGCTTCACGAAAAGCCAAATTGCCGCCATCTTTGCGACTGCGATTGTTACCATTTTGCCGGCAGTGCAGTTTTGCGGTTTGCTCGACCCCGTTTCTTCTTTAGAGGGAAGCGGTGCGTGGATTGGTGAGATCTATCCAACCACATACTTTCTGATCATTGCTCGTGGGGCTTTCTCGAAAGAGCTTGGGCTCTACGATTTGCAAAACGCCTACCCTCCTTTGCTGCTGTTCATGGTGGCCATGTTGATGCTTAGCGTCACTTTTCTCCGGAAGCAGGAGGCTTAG
- a CDS encoding HlyD family secretion protein yields the protein MSQNQWTIITLVLIAAGGGLAYWAWQSSQTPPLPPGFAASNGRIEAVEIDAATKTAGRLVQVMVDEGDFVIPGQTLAVMDTDVLNAQLREAQADLNRAKTAVDTAKSAVSQRESEKLAAESLVKQRKAELNLADRKYKRAQALIEKDAISAEELDTEQAGFFGAEAAVEAANANVAGAESAIKTAQSQVIQADASVNAAQAKIERLEADIKDCTLTSPRNCRVQYRIAQPGEVLSSGGKVLNMVDLEDVYMTFYLPTLQAGQVSLGAEARIILDAVPQYVIPAKITFVSDVAQFTPKTVETEEERQKLMFRLKAQIDPELLKKHIRSVKTGLPGMAYVRLDETKQWPERLQVKVPE from the coding sequence ATGAGCCAAAATCAATGGACGATTATTACGCTTGTGCTAATCGCCGCAGGAGGAGGGCTCGCCTACTGGGCATGGCAATCCTCTCAAACGCCTCCGCTGCCTCCTGGCTTCGCGGCAAGCAATGGCCGCATCGAAGCCGTCGAGATTGACGCCGCCACAAAAACGGCTGGCCGGTTGGTACAGGTGATGGTCGACGAAGGAGATTTCGTCATCCCTGGCCAAACGCTCGCCGTGATGGACACCGACGTGCTGAACGCCCAATTGCGTGAAGCCCAAGCCGATCTTAACCGAGCCAAGACCGCCGTCGATACGGCCAAGAGCGCCGTTAGTCAGCGGGAAAGTGAAAAGCTGGCAGCCGAGTCGCTAGTCAAGCAGCGCAAGGCCGAGCTTAATCTGGCCGATCGCAAATACAAACGAGCCCAGGCTCTGATCGAGAAGGACGCGATTTCCGCAGAGGAACTCGATACCGAACAAGCGGGCTTTTTCGGAGCGGAAGCCGCCGTCGAAGCGGCGAATGCCAATGTCGCTGGCGCGGAATCTGCCATCAAAACGGCTCAATCGCAGGTCATTCAGGCCGACGCTTCTGTTAACGCCGCCCAAGCCAAGATCGAACGCCTGGAAGCTGACATCAAAGATTGCACTTTGACCTCACCTCGCAATTGCCGCGTGCAGTATCGAATTGCCCAGCCAGGCGAAGTCCTTTCTTCCGGGGGAAAAGTCTTGAACATGGTCGATCTCGAAGACGTGTACATGACCTTCTACCTACCGACTCTGCAGGCTGGTCAGGTTTCGCTCGGTGCCGAAGCTCGGATTATTTTGGATGCCGTGCCGCAATATGTCATTCCTGCGAAGATCACGTTTGTCTCGGATGTCGCTCAGTTCACGCCTAAGACGGTAGAAACCGAAGAGGAACGCCAAAAGCTGATGTTCCGCCTCAAAGCTCAGATCGATCCTGAGCTTTTGAAGAAGCATATTCGCAGCGTCAAAACTGGCCTGCCAGGCATGGCCTACGTTCGTCTGGATGAGACAAAGCAGTGGCCAGAACGTTTGCAGGTAAAGGTTCCTGAATGA
- a CDS encoding suppressor of fused domain protein, whose protein sequence is MSLFAKIKSFFTASGSAAAPQQEAADRHWQEVYDARAAFYEQHFGPLPDDILKLGHLFGVWPGGGLYVIPASKLGEGMYAYTTFGLTNPDMPTTTTLIECDEACDEQGRPNQTTTSLGPKQPAETPEGAAGYGYELMIVAQENAEWPIWVLQWAVGAELLSDAGILGRVEEFNGLTVEGIQVGCGDEANLLIAKAREPLPAGVQLPNGNMDLLIATVITNEEMQWGMENGRAALLDRLAEAGVGQTSVRERV, encoded by the coding sequence ATGAGTCTCTTTGCGAAAATCAAATCGTTCTTCACCGCCAGCGGCAGCGCCGCCGCTCCGCAGCAGGAAGCGGCCGACCGCCATTGGCAAGAAGTCTACGACGCACGGGCAGCGTTCTACGAGCAGCACTTCGGCCCGTTGCCAGACGACATCCTGAAGCTCGGGCACCTGTTCGGTGTGTGGCCAGGAGGCGGGCTCTACGTGATTCCGGCTAGCAAGCTGGGCGAAGGAATGTACGCGTACACTACGTTCGGCCTGACCAACCCGGACATGCCAACCACGACTACACTGATCGAGTGCGACGAAGCCTGTGACGAGCAAGGAAGGCCAAACCAGACGACCACTAGTCTCGGCCCGAAGCAGCCAGCCGAGACGCCGGAAGGAGCAGCCGGGTATGGTTACGAATTGATGATCGTCGCCCAGGAAAACGCCGAGTGGCCGATTTGGGTATTGCAGTGGGCGGTAGGAGCAGAGTTGCTGAGCGATGCCGGTATTCTTGGCCGCGTGGAAGAATTCAACGGACTGACGGTCGAAGGCATTCAAGTTGGTTGCGGCGACGAAGCGAATCTGCTGATCGCCAAGGCCCGCGAGCCGCTTCCTGCTGGCGTTCAACTTCCCAACGGCAACATGGACCTTCTAATCGCCACCGTCATCACCAACGAAGAAATGCAATGGGGCATGGAAAACGGTCGAGCCGCTTTGCTCGACCGACTAGCGGAAGCTGGAGTTGGACAGACGAGTGTGCGTGAGCGCGTGTAA
- a CDS encoding ABC transporter permease, giving the protein MNIGNIIHLGVKELWSVARDPTLLLLILFAFTFSVYAGATAQPETLNQAPIAIVDEDQSPLSTRIVGAFLSPYFLPPNMVTQDQMDTRMDEGLDTFALDIPPNFQRDVLAGRQPVIQLNVDATRMSQAFNGSGYIQTIVDAEVNKFVSRYRDNHELPIGLVVRVRFNQELRKSWFGAVMKLIDHITLLSIILTGAALIRERERGTVEHLLVMPVTPLEIMVSKIWSMGLIVLLASMASLLFVIHLALETPLHGSLVLFMIATALQLYATTSMGIFLGTFARSMPQFGLLLILIYLPLQLLSGGTTPRESMPEFVQYVMLLAPNTHFVILAQAILFRGASLSIVWWQMLGLGVIGTVFFSFALFRFRKTIGSMA; this is encoded by the coding sequence ATGAACATTGGTAATATCATTCACTTAGGAGTCAAAGAGCTGTGGAGCGTGGCTCGTGATCCGACGCTGCTGTTACTGATACTCTTTGCATTTACTTTTTCGGTGTATGCCGGTGCGACCGCTCAGCCAGAGACGCTGAATCAGGCACCTATCGCGATTGTCGATGAAGATCAATCTCCCCTTTCGACTCGGATTGTGGGGGCCTTTCTTTCTCCTTATTTCCTGCCGCCCAACATGGTCACACAAGATCAGATGGACACAAGGATGGACGAGGGGCTCGATACTTTCGCGCTAGATATCCCCCCCAACTTCCAACGCGATGTCTTGGCGGGTCGGCAGCCGGTGATTCAGCTGAATGTGGATGCAACGCGGATGAGCCAGGCATTCAATGGAAGTGGCTACATTCAGACGATCGTCGATGCCGAGGTGAACAAGTTTGTCAGTCGCTATCGCGATAACCACGAACTGCCGATCGGCCTGGTGGTTCGCGTGCGTTTCAACCAAGAGCTGCGCAAATCGTGGTTTGGCGCCGTGATGAAATTAATCGACCACATCACGTTGCTTTCGATCATCTTGACCGGGGCAGCGCTTATTCGCGAACGTGAGCGAGGAACCGTCGAGCATTTGCTTGTCATGCCTGTCACGCCGCTGGAAATCATGGTCAGCAAGATTTGGTCGATGGGGTTAATCGTTTTATTGGCCAGCATGGCATCGCTGCTATTCGTTATTCACTTGGCACTAGAAACACCGTTGCATGGTTCGCTGGTGTTGTTCATGATCGCCACGGCCTTGCAGCTTTACGCTACGACCTCTATGGGAATCTTCCTGGGGACGTTTGCCCGCTCGATGCCTCAGTTTGGGCTCTTATTGATCTTGATCTACTTGCCGCTGCAATTGCTTTCCGGTGGCACGACGCCGCGTGAAAGTATGCCAGAATTTGTGCAGTATGTGATGCTGTTGGCCCCTAACACGCATTTCGTGATCTTGGCCCAGGCCATCTTGTTTCGCGGGGCAAGCCTTAGCATCGTTTGGTGGCAGATGCTTGGGCTAGGGGTAATCGGAACTGTGTTTTTCAGCTTCGCGCTATTCCGCTTTCGCAAAACGATTGGCAGTATGGCCTAG
- a CDS encoding nucleoside deaminase, producing the protein MTPEELMALAIDICRQGIGKGQTPFGCAIALNGELIAVAHNTVWESIDITAHAEVNALREAGKIVRSPYLEGAIVATTCEPCPMCTAALCWARVEKVYFGATTADATLAGFSELNFPTYQLPEAGEGSPTLVPNLMRNECLELFAHWNGLQ; encoded by the coding sequence ATGACACCGGAAGAGTTGATGGCATTGGCGATTGATATCTGCCGACAAGGCATCGGCAAAGGACAAACACCGTTCGGCTGCGCGATTGCATTAAACGGCGAGTTAATTGCTGTTGCCCATAATACGGTTTGGGAATCGATCGATATCACCGCCCATGCCGAGGTGAACGCTTTGCGAGAAGCGGGCAAGATTGTGCGGAGCCCGTACTTGGAAGGCGCAATTGTGGCCACGACATGCGAACCTTGTCCGATGTGTACCGCAGCGCTTTGCTGGGCCCGGGTAGAGAAAGTCTATTTTGGGGCCACAACTGCCGACGCCACCTTGGCAGGCTTTAGCGAGTTAAACTTTCCCACGTATCAGCTGCCAGAAGCAGGGGAGGGGAGCCCTACGCTGGTACCGAATTTGATGCGGAACGAATGCTTAGAGTTGTTCGCTCATTGGAATGGTCTTCAATAA